The nucleotide window TATTATTTCTCCAAGCAATGGATTTCAACTCGATACCCAATTACCCGGCGACAAATCGATTTCACATCGTGCGGCACTGATCGCAGCATTAGCCGAAGGTGAATCGACAATAACCAATTATTCCAACGGCCGTGATTGTTTGAGTACGCTGAATTGTCTAAAGCAGCTTGGAATAAAAATCGAAACGTCGCAGAACGAATTAAAAATTTCTGGAAAAGGTTTGAAAGGTTTTCAGGCGCCGTCGGAACCTTTGGATTGTGGTAATTCGGGAACGACGGCTCGATTGTTGGCAGGGGTTCTTGCCGGACAGAATTTTGATTCAATTTTGACCGGCGATGAATCATTATCCGGAAGGCCGATGCAGCGGATTATCGATCCGCTCTGTCTGATGGGCGCTGACATTCGCGGCACTTCATCCGGAACTTTGCCGTTGACAATCCGCGGAAAAAAATTAAAGTCCATCGAATTTTCAATGCCGGTTGCCAGCGCACAAGTTAAATCGTGTTTATTGCTGGCCGGACTTTTGGCTGAAGGAAAAACAATTATACGCGAGGCTATACCAACGCGCGATCACACGGAACGGATGTTACACAATGTCACGATCGAACATCACGAAACATTTGCCGATATTTCAATTCGCGGCGGAGTACCCATCGCGCCAAAAAACATTTCAATTCCGGCTGATTTGTCTTCGGCGGCGTTTTTTATCGTTGCCGGCTTATTGACATCCAATTCCGATATTTGTTTGCGTAACGTTACATTAAATCCGACGCGAACGGCGTTTCTTGATGTTTTAGAATCGGCCGGCGCGCTGATTTCAATTGAAAATAAATCAGAAATGCATTCTGAGCCCGTTGGCGACATTCGGATAATTTCGCAGACCCGACATTTCAAACCTTTACAATTATCCGGCAATATTATTCCTCGGATAATTGACGAAATACCCATATTGGCTATTTTTGGAACGCGCGCCGGAATTGAAATAAAAGACGCCAAAGAATTGCGATATAAAGAGACTGATCGCATCCACGCTATAGTGACTAATCTACGCGCTATGAAGTTGCGGGTTGATGAATTTGATGACGGCTTCAAAGTTTTTCCGTCAATGCTACACGGAGCTAGCATAGACAGTTACGGCGATCATCGTATTGCTATGAGCTTTGCAGTGGCCGGCTCAATCGCCGACGGAACGACCATGATCAATAATTCTGAATGCGTAAACATTTCTTTTCCCAATTTTTTTAATTATTTTCAATCGTCCGTTGCAATGTCGCTACAATGAAATTTCATATATGTTAACCTCCGGAGGAACTCATGCCTAAAGAAAAAGTTAAAGCGTCAGACGAGAAAGTCAAAATCGGTATTATCGGTTGCGGAGCCATAGCACAGATTATCCATTTTCCCGTGTTATCAAAGATGGAAGACGTTGAGATTGTTGCAATCGCGGACACAGACAAAACCAAAGTAGAGACATTAGCGGACAAATATAAAATCGGACGCTATTTTACCGATCATGAAAAGTTACTCGCGTTAGATGATATTGACGGCGTACATATCTGTACACCGAATAATCTTCACGAACCGCTTACCATTGAAGCGCTCAGTGCCGGCAAACATGTGATGGTTGAAAAGCCGATCAGTCGTTCCTACGATGAAGCACGCCGGATGGCCGATGAAGCAAAAAAACGTAAAAAAAACTTAATGGTCGGTATGAATCATCGGTTTCGTCCCGATGCCATGGTGCTGAAAAATTTTGTTAAAGGCAAAGAGCTTGGGAAAATCTTTTATACTAAAGCGGGCTGGTTGCGCCGCCGGGGAAGTTGGAACGAATCGGAATGGGCTAAGAAAAAACAGATGGCCGGCGGAGGTGTGTTTATGGATCTGGGCATTCCCATGCTGGATCTGTCGATCTGGTTGATGGATAATCCCAAAGTAAAAAGCGTTTTCAGTACGATGTACAATCATTATCAAAAAGAAGGTATCGAAGATTCAGCCGCGTTAATGATTCGCTTTGACAATGACGCCATGCTGAATCTGGAAGTCAGTTGGACACTGCTGATGGAAAATGATTTTATGTATACTAATCTTTTCGGAACTTTAGGCGGAGCCTTGTTGAATCCGCTCCGAATACATAAAGAAATGCACGGCAATCTCGTCAACGTAACTCCTACCAAAATGGAAAAGCCGGAAAACAATTACAGGAAATCGTATGAATACGAAATAAAGCATTTTGTCGAATGTATTAAGCACAATCGCCCGGTGATGTCCAGTGGCGAAGAGGCTGCCGAAGTGATGCGGGTTGCCGAGGCTATCTATCAATCGGCGAAAGAGAAAAAAGAGATTGTCTTGAAGTAATGTTCAAAAAACTTAAAATCGGACTCGCACTAGGAAGCGGCGGAGCCCGTGGTTTGGCGCATATTGGTGTGCTGAAAGTTCTTGAGCGTGAAAAAATTCCGATTCACGTCATTACCGGCAGTAATATCGGGGCCGTTGTCGGCGGCATGTATGCACAACAGCCCGACATCCGAAAAGTCGAAAATAAAATACAGGTTTTTTTTTCCGGAGAGGATTTCAAAAAAACCGGACTGCAGTTATTCAAGCAGGAAATTCAACCGGAAAATTTTTTCGGACAAATTGCACGCCGCAGCGATGATGGTCTATCGATCCAATGGGACAAAAAACGTGTTTCGCTGATGAAACAGAATCGTTTGGGTATGATCATTGAACATCTGCTGGGTGATAGGCTGATTGAAAATACAAGAATCAAATTTGCTCCGGTTGCAACGAATTTAGAAACGGGCGAAATCGTTGTTTTCAGGAGCGGTAGTATGCGTGAAGCCGTAAAAGCCAGCGCGTCTATTCCGGGTTTTCTTCCACCGATGCAGTATCGCGACATGGTGCTGGTTGACGGTGCTGTTTCAGCTTCGATCCCAGTTGAACCAGCTTTCAGCCTCGGAGCCGATTTTGTGATCGCCGTAAACGTTGGCCGCTCGCTCGAACATGAGATTATGCCTTCCAATGTTATCGACATCCTCTTTCGTACCAATCTCATTACATCATTGCGCAATGATATCATGGCCTGTGAAAAAGCAAATGTAGTCATCAAGCCTGACGTTGGTCACATTCATTGGGCGGATTTTGAAAAACTTTCGGAGTTAATAGCTGCGGGGGAAAAGTACACTGAAACCGCTGTCGAAATTATTAAGATGGGGATTCGGAAAAACAGCGGCAGGTTTGTGAAATATGAGTTTGAAAAGACAGAGGCTAAGTAAATAAACTGTTAATGAGTTGGAAATAATTTTTTAAATTATTTTCTATTCTAAATTTCTCTTTCGCATATTGAAAGTTAGAGCGGAGCATTTGCAACAACTCTTTTTCCGAGGTTAACTCAATTCGAGTTAACGTTTCAGTAAGATCGCCTGATTTATTGAGATCAATTAGAAATCCTCTGTTTTCCAACAGATCCCTGTTGGTTGGGATATCGGATGCAATACAGATTTTGCCATATTTGAATGATTCTAAAATGACATTGGCACAACCTTCTTCCAAGGAGGGTAATACAACAACGTCAGCATCTTCATAAAGATTATGAATGTTTTTTGTGAAATCTATAAACGAAACTCTGCCGCTCATTTGATTGAGTTTCACAAATTGTTTCAATTCATGATAATATCGCACATGCTGTTGTCTTCCAACTAAAACGATCTCGTATTGGGTCGTATTTTTAAGCGATTCCAGTACATACATTTGATTCTTAAAAGGATGGATACGGGCAATGACATATAATTTTTTTAGTGGTCGAGGCAATTGCCATGATGGCTCCCTTTCAATTTCAATACCGTTTGGGATATACCAAATTTTACTTTTTTTAACTCCTATGGTTGTTAAGTATTGATTAGTCAGCAATGCATTCGTAGAAATCGCATGAGCACTGTTATAAAACCATGCCAAATATTTCTTTTCTAATAAAACTGGAGTGGCAGTTCTGGACGAAAAAAGCACTTTGGCTCCGAGCATCTTAAATAATGGAATAAACAAAGACATTGTAAATCCTTGAAAAATAAATAACCGTTTGTTGCATGGCTGTGTATAGTGAAAAAAGATGAACTCATACGACAATTTTATGCAATAAAAAAAGTAACGCAATAATTTCGTGACTTCATTACGAATAAGCCAAAAATTAAGACATGTAATTCTATATTCGATATTATTTTTTTTCAACATTTCAATATCATCAGGGTCAAGCTGTTGAAAACTCCAGAGACTGACCTTCATCAATTTTGATAAACCTACGGCCAAAAGACGAAATTGAGTTTCGGCGCCACCATGTCTAAATACCGGCATAATGATCATAATTTCGGTGTCAGCGTTTTTTAAGGAATCAGAATGTTGCATAAACCAGTTGGTTTGATTGAACGAGTTTATCTTCGACTCATATATTATTTAATACTAAACCATTTCCGATCGTGGACGGTACTTTTCCGTCGAAATTTTTGGTATTTAATTAATTTTTGCTCTCCAATCAAAATAAATTTTCTAAAGAAAAAAATACTGTCACTCAATACATCCTATCAAGTTTGGGATGGCGTATTTACAAAACCAATTGAAAAATATTTTACTATCTCATTATGTACAGTATGCATGGGAAGACTGGATCATGTCAAACAGACATTAATTAAAAATATTCGTGATAATGAGCATTATCCTAAATTAGAATTTCTATTGTTAAACTACAACAGTAATGACGGATTGCACGAGTGGGTCTTGTCTGAAATGAAGCAGTTTATGGACAACGGACGACTGAAATATTATCATACGCATTATCCTATTAGTTTTAATGCCTCACACTCAAAAAATATCGCTTTTAAATTTGCTTCGGGAGAAATAGTTTATAACGTCGATGCGGACAACTTTATCGGAGTAGGATTTGCAACGCATCTTAATAAATTGGCCAACGAAAACCCGCACAAATCTATTTTTGGGAATGGCTTTAGATTTATCGAGGGAAGGATTGGTTTCTTTAAACAAGAATTCATTGAGCTATTGGGAGGTTTTGATGAAAGCTTTGAATCGTATGGTCATGAAGATATGGATATTCTTGAACGAGCATGGCGTCTTGGTTTTAAATTAATGTGGTTTGATAAAGAATATTTTAATGGAATTGACCACAGCGACGCCTTAAGAGTTGCTAATTTCATGAATAAAGATTTAAGAGACAGCTCTTTTAAGAACAGGGTTCGATCATTTAATAATATTTGTCATAAAAAATATCAAGCTAACGAGTTCCGTCAGTGGGGAGTTGTAAAAGACTTGCCAATTGAAAGTCGCCGATAGCCTCTGTTGGTAAAACAATAAAACAGAATCAGCAATAATGTTTCACAAATAAGAGTCGACCAGACAGCGGCTTTCCATGAATAAATTGGAATAAAAAGTAGATTGAGTATTACGTTAACTACCGTAGCAATGAATTGACCAAAGACTCGCATCCGCTGCAGACCCGATGCCGCCAACACTTCGCCTAAAACCATGTGCACGCTTTGTAATATTGGTAAAACGGTCAAATACCGAAGAACCTGCGCGCTTTCAGTATATTCCTTTCCTAAAATCCATGACAAATAGGGGCACGAAATGAAAACTATAATCGCTGCGAATATTCCGATGCCGATTGAATAGGACATCGAGCGATTGCCTAGAATTCTGGCTGTCGGGAAACCAACTCGAAAAAAATGCGGCGCTTGAGAAGCTACAAAACTTTGAATAGGCATAATGAACATTATTACGATCTTATAGGCTGCGTTATAAATTCCGTTAACCACCGATGAGTGAATATTTGTAAGTAAGATTTTATCGCTATCGGTGTATAGACTTTGCAGTATTGACCCGATTGCAAACGGGAAACCCAATTTGATAGTTGATAAAGGAACAAGAGTTGATTTTTTTGGAAGTCCGAAATGATGAATAAAGAAAAATAGGTCTATTAAAGTCACGACAAGATTGGTTGCTAAATAAATGTTCGCCCAAGCTTCTATTGATAAGGGATCAACCAAAAACATGCCGATTAAAACGGCCGCTAATTTACTTGACCCGTAAATGGCATTGGACATTGATGTCATTTCTAATTGCTCGAGCGCCTGAAATATGACGCCAACATTCAAATGAATCCTAAATAAAACACATTCACTGAAAACAATTGCAAAAATAATCCACCAGCTGCTATTGGATTCGTTAAACAAGAGAAGGCCGGAAATTGTAACAAAGCCGCTGATTGGGATTCCTAAAACGATGATGAGAAAAATTGAATGTCCAAGCATTGACCTGTGCTGGGACGGATCTTTGGATAAATGAGACATGATGACGCCATTGAGGCCTAAACCAGAAAGTGGAGCAACCACTGATGCTAAGGCCACGATTCCCATGAACAGACCAAATCCTGATCGCCCCAAGGTTCTGGCTAAAAAAATTGTAAACACACTTGTAGTAAGGATCCTTACTATGTGACCCGATATCATCCACAGTGTATTTTGAACAATTTTCTTCTGCAATCAACCATCCCAACATGGATTAGCGTTTTTAAATCTGTTTCCCAAAAAAATACTGTCTGGGACAAGTTCAAGGGTCACTTAATTATTAAAACGGAAAGTGAATAGGCAGGCATACGTTTACAATTTAATTACTCTCACTTGCTGGATCTGTTTGGGAGTCTTTTTAAAGACTTTGAAAGATAATTTTTGAAATTCAATGCTTTCGCCAACGGCAGGGATATGACCGAAACGATCATTTAAAAAGCCCGCCAAAGTTTCGTAATCCGCGTCGTCTGGCAATGTAACCTGGAATTGATGATTGAAATCAGTAATGCGCATCTTTGCATTAACGGTAAAGCTTCCGTCAGGATTGGATTCAAAATCTTTCTTTTCTTCGTCGTACTCGTCCTGAATTTGTCCCACGATTCTCTCTAAGATATTTTCCATAGTTACAATACCGCTTGTACCGCCGAATTCGTCGATCACAATACCCATGTGGACGCGTTGCTGCATAAAATCCTGCATTACACGATTGATGCTGGTCGTCTCCGGGGCAAAATACAAAGGCCGTAAAATTTTTTCGAGATCGGTATCTTGCGCACTAAGATCGATCTTAAAAAGATCTTTTACATATAAAATTCCTGCAAGCGTGTCAATAGTATCGCGAAAAACCGGGATTCGCGTGAAACCGCTTTCAACAGCCAGTTTGAAATTTTCTTGAAATCCGTTTGCCAGGTCTAATGCAAAAACTTCCGTTCGCGGAACCATGATTTCTTTAACAGTCGTTTCGGTGAAATTAAAAATATTTTCAATCAACTTGTATTCAGTTGCATCGATGACGCCGCTCTTTTTTCCATCCGCAATGAGCAGCCGTATTTCCTCTTCAGAATGAGTTAATTGCTCGCCGGCAGGATGAATACCGATCAGACGAAGTATTAAATTTGCACTGCCGTTGAGTAAAAAAATGAACGGTTTGAACACAACATAAAATAATTTGAGCGGGAAAGCGATGCCAAGCGTAATCGATTGAGGATATTGGATCGCCGCCGATTTAGGAGCTAGTTCACCCAAGGTAATGTGCAAAAAAGTAATAATGGAAAAGCCGACTGTAAACGATATCGCGTGGATGACATTCGGGTTGGTCACGCCGATGAAATCGATCAACGGTTGTATCATGCGGGAAACAGCCGGTTCACCGATCCAGCCCAAACCGATGCTGGCGATCGTAATCCCCAATTGCGTGGCCGATAAATAAGCGTCTAAGTGTGTAATCAGATCCTTGGCAAGTTTGGCGCGGCGGTCGTTAGCCTGGATCAGCGTTTCAATCTGTGTCGAACGCACTTTGACAATGGCAAATTCAGCCGCTACAAAAAAACCGTTGGCGAAAACGAGCAACAAAACCGCTATAATTTCAAAAAACACACATCTCCTGAATTTTAGTTATAAAATACAAAAGGTAATCCGTACAGATTACCTCTGAAAAATAATTCCTGTTTAATTTTTGTTATCGCCGGCTTTTGATAAATTCATCAACGATTTTATTAATTTCTTTTTCAGAAAGTCCTTTTGAGCCGAACGTTACAGATGTTTCGGTTTTTTTAACGGTAGTTTTTTTAGGCCGGGAATCGAAAGCCGGAATATTTTTTTTCGGCGAGGTTTCGGAATGTGAAGAAGAAACTGAAGCCTTACCGTGAACGAGCGACGACGTAAACGGGCGAATTTCAAAAGCCAGGCGTTTGATATTGATCAAGTGGTTTGGCATGATATTGTCAGTTGTAATCGATCCGCCGAGCGTACCCGGGCCTAATGTCATCGATGGCGCTACACCGGTTGTATAACCGACGGCGCCCAGAGTCGCGACCGTATTGACGCAAATCCGGAAAGCCGGTTTCTCAAGCCCGAATTTCATAATCACATCCTGATTGGTCGAATGAATCGACATCGTGTGGCCGATACCGCCAAAGTTAAGAATTTTGATACACAACTCGCATCCGGCTTCCCATCCATCGACAAAAAACATGGCTAAAACCGGCGATAATTTTTCAGCCGAAAGCGGATCGGATTTTCCAACTTCTTTACAGGGGACGACCAGGATCGTCGTGTTCTCAGGAACAGACAATCCGGCTTTTTGTGCAATTATATGAGCCGGAAGGCCAATTATTTCAGTATTGAGTCGGCCGGTCGGAAACATGAGCTTTTGCAATTTAGCTTTTTCATCGTCATTGCAGACGTAGGCACGGTTATTTTTTAATTCCGTCAGAACCTGCTCTTTGAGTGACATATCGGCAACCAATGAATTTTCCGAAGAGCACAATAATCCGTAATCAAAACATTTACCGGCAACAATATCAGCAACGGCCTTTTTTACATTCGCCGTTTTTTCAATGAAAGCCGGCACATTGCCGGAACCGACTCCTAGTGCGGGCTTGCCGGAACTGTATGCTTCACGGACAATGTTGGGGCCGCCTGTCGCTAGAATGACGGAAGTTTCCGGCGCTTTCATTAACGCTTGGGTTCCTTCGAGCGTCGGATGTTCAATATAGGTGATTAATCCGTGAGGCGCGCCATTCCACTCTGCTGCTTTGCGAAGAATTTCAGCTGCTTCAACCGTGCACTTGGCCGCTCTCGGATGCGGCGCAATGGCAATACCATTACCGGATTTGAGCGTGATCAAAATTTTGTACATCACGGTTGACGTCGGATTGGTCGTCGGAATAATTGCCGCGACGACGCCCATCGGTACGGCAATTTCATATAATTTCCGTTTTTCATCGTGATGGATAATCCCGACAGTTTTCATATCTTTGATGTAATCGTAGACGTCACGTGTTCCGAATTGGTTCTTTACAATTTTGTCTTCATAGCGGCCCATCCGTGTTTCTTCGGCAGCCATTTTGGCCAATCGGTCTGCTGCCTCAAAACCGGCATCAGCCATAGCTTTGACGATTTTGTCAACCTGTGCTTGCGAAAATTTGGCAAACTCAAGCTGAGCCGCTTTCGCCTTACGCACGGCATCGCGTGCTTCCTGTATTGCGAGAAGATCCTTGTCCATATTGTTTGGAATGATTAAATAACTCGTCAAAAAACTGGGTTCAATATAGAAATTCAAACGGTGAGTATCAATAAAAATAAGGCTGTTCGACCATAAGTGCCGAACAGCCTTTGCAAAATTCGCACAGCTTAACCGGCTAAAGCTTTGTCAATTTGAGCTTGCGAACAGTAGCCTTTGGCGACCAGAACTTCACCGATTTTTTTACCGCTGGCTTTTTGTTCGGCCAGTGCTTCATCCAACTGGGCTTTGGTAATGACACCTGAGTTAACGAGTGTGTCTCCTAACATTGCCATGGGATTGCTCCTTTTCTTATAGTTATTTAATGAGTGAGTTAATGGGTATAAAATTTTTTTCCTAATTGTTGCATCTGTCGGAGGTAATCACAGGGTTTGAAACGCTCTCCGAACGTCTGTGATAACCGATCCAACGCGCTGACTATTTTATCCAAGCCTTCCGTGTCTGCATATCGTAATAAACCGCCGAAGAATGGAGGAAATCCTGTTCCGAAAATCATTCCAATATCGACGTCTTCCGGTTTTTCGACAATGCCTTCTGTAAGACACATCGCTGCTTCATTGATCATTGCGTACGTCATTCGTTGAATCATGTTTTCAGACGAAATTCCAGTTGTAGGTTTGGGCTGGATTAAGGAATAAACTGTCGGATCAATGATTGGTTTTCCGTTATTATGTTTATAAAAGCCCAAACCACCCTTTTTGCCGAGCCGTTTGTCGTTGTATAATTTCTCGACTGCGTGCGAGCCCTGAACACGATTACCGAAGGCTTCCTGAAAAATATGGCCAACTTTATAAGCGACGTCGATTCCGACTTCATCGAGCAATAAGCACGGTCCCATCGGCATACCGAAATCGGTCATGGTTTTATCAAGAGTTTCGATGCTCACGCCTTCTTCAAGCAGAAACCCCGCTTCGTTAAGATAAGGCATGAGGAGGCGATTGACCAAAAATCCAGGACCGTCTTTAACGACGATCGGCGTTTTGCCGATTTTTTTTGAAAATTGATAAATGGCGGCAACGGTTTCATCAGAAGTATGTCGGCCCCGGATAATTTCAACAAGAGGCATTCGATGAACCGGATTAAAAAAATGCATACCGATAAAATTTTCAGGACGTTTACAGGCCGTAGCCATTTCAGTGATCGAGAGAGACGATGTATTGGAAGCAATGATCGTGTCTGTATTGACATGCGCGTCGAGTTCGGCGATGACTTTTTTCTTGATATCCATATTTTCAACGATCGCTTCGACCACAAGTTCAGTGCGTTTAAATCCTTCATAATTTAACGAACCCGAAATGAACGACATCTTACGGTCTAATTCCATTTTCGTGATTCGTTTTCGTTTCAATTGCTTGTCAAACACCTTTCGGGCCGATGACAATCCAAGGCCGATCGCCTGATGGTTAATATCTTTGAGACGGACATCGACGTCATTAGCCGCAAAAAGTTGTGCAATACCTCCACCCATAACGCCCGCACCGAGAACGCCGGTATATTGAAAATCTTTCGCTTTGATGCTGTTTTTTGAAACGCCATTGCTTTTTTTTATGAGCTCGGTCAGATAATAGATCCGGATCAGGTTTTTTGAAATGGGTGTTACGATCATTTCACCGAGATACCGGGCTTCGATTTTCAATCCCTCGGATAGCGATTTTGAAAAACCTTCTTTAACGGCCTGCAATGCGCAAAGCGGGGCGGGGTAATGGCCCTTGGTTTGTTTCAACACACTTTTCCGCGCTTGGCTATAGATCAAACCTTTGCCGGGACCTTCAAGTAAACGGTTGACAAGCCCTTTGACTTTTCGCCGTTCAATGTATTTTTGTTTTTTGCCGGATATGATTTCGTTCACAAATTCTTCGGCGTATTTTTCTGGAAACGACGCCGGCACGACTTTGTCTACTAAAGCGTTTTTATAAGCGCGGCCGGCGTCAAGCGCTTTTCCTGTCAGGATTAATTGTAATGACCGTTGCAATCCGATCAGTCGAGGCATTCGTTGTGTGCCTCCAAAACCCGGAACGATGCCGAGCATCACTTCCGGTAAACCGATACGTGTTTTCGGATGATCGGTCGCAAGTCTGTAATGACACGCTAAAGCGAGCTCGGTCCCGCCTCCCATACATGCGCCGTTGATCAGGCAAACAACGGGAAATGGCAATCGTTCGATTTTAGTAAAGATTGCTTGTCCGGCGGAAGCGGCCGCTTCGCCGACTTTTGCATCCGTGATGTTTTTGATTTCATCAATATCCGCTCCGACGATAAATATACCATCCTTGGCGCTGGAGATAACGCAAGCTTTGATCGTAGGAGCATTTTGCTGCAACCAATCGGCCACGCGGTCCAGTGATTGCATGACCGGTGTGGACAGTTTATTAAACTTTTCAGCAGGATAATCAAAAATGAGATGGGCAATCTCATTTTCGATTTTCAGAGTAATTCCAAATAAGTTTTCCATGTCTTACTCCTCTTTTTAGAGGACAGTCAATTTTTAAACTATCATGAGTCATAACTAATTCGAT belongs to bacterium and includes:
- a CDS encoding enoyl-CoA hydratase/isomerase family protein, whose protein sequence is MENLFGITLKIENEIAHLIFDYPAEKFNKLSTPVMQSLDRVADWLQQNAPTIKACVISSAKDGIFIVGADIDEIKNITDAKVGEAAASAGQAIFTKIERLPFPVVCLINGACMGGGTELALACHYRLATDHPKTRIGLPEVMLGIVPGFGGTQRMPRLIGLQRSLQLILTGKALDAGRAYKNALVDKVVPASFPEKYAEEFVNEIISGKKQKYIERRKVKGLVNRLLEGPGKGLIYSQARKSVLKQTKGHYPAPLCALQAVKEGFSKSLSEGLKIEARYLGEMIVTPISKNLIRIYYLTELIKKSNGVSKNSIKAKDFQYTGVLGAGVMGGGIAQLFAANDVDVRLKDINHQAIGLGLSSARKVFDKQLKRKRITKMELDRKMSFISGSLNYEGFKRTELVVEAIVENMDIKKKVIAELDAHVNTDTIIASNTSSLSITEMATACKRPENFIGMHFFNPVHRMPLVEIIRGRHTSDETVAAIYQFSKKIGKTPIVVKDGPGFLVNRLLMPYLNEAGFLLEEGVSIETLDKTMTDFGMPMGPCLLLDEVGIDVAYKVGHIFQEAFGNRVQGSHAVEKLYNDKRLGKKGGLGFYKHNNGKPIIDPTVYSLIQPKPTTGISSENMIQRMTYAMINEAAMCLTEGIVEKPEDVDIGMIFGTGFPPFFGGLLRYADTEGLDKIVSALDRLSQTFGERFKPCDYLRQMQQLGKKFYTH